A portion of the Halodesulfovibrio aestuarii DSM 17919 = ATCC 29578 genome contains these proteins:
- a CDS encoding GlcG/HbpS family heme-binding protein: MYISKDTALRMIAAAEDKANEIGVPMVIAVVDRGGNLIAQVRQDDALLASIDLALNKAYTAVAVKVSTEVLGELAQPGQSLYGIQTDKQGRFVIFGGGLPVAHDGVIIGGIGVSGGSVEQDVACANAGLSAYC, from the coding sequence ATGTATATATCAAAAGATACAGCATTACGGATGATCGCAGCTGCTGAAGATAAGGCAAATGAGATCGGCGTACCGATGGTTATCGCTGTGGTTGACAGGGGAGGCAACCTGATTGCTCAGGTTCGTCAGGATGACGCGCTGTTGGCCAGTATCGATCTTGCCTTGAATAAAGCCTACACCGCAGTGGCGGTGAAGGTTTCTACAGAGGTTCTTGGAGAACTCGCGCAGCCCGGCCAGAGCTTATATGGAATTCAGACTGATAAACAGGGTCGTTTTGTGATCTTCGGTGGTGGGCTCCCTGTAGCGCACGATGGCGTGATTATCGGCGGAATTGGCGTGAGTGGCGGAAGTGTGGAACAGGATGTCGCTTGTGCCAATGCCGGCTTGAGTGCGTATTGTTAA
- a CDS encoding PocR ligand-binding domain-containing protein: MPADAVQNNDVLLSLHEEISSLQGRITLLEAEEALWKNLGQSCEFPPDSNTPPAEEIHFNFENIFDLAAIQQIQDAFAEATNVASIITDPDGRPITKPSGFCSLCNDVIRKTEMGLKNCMRSDAAFGTLNPLEPVMRPCLSSGLLDGGTSIYVGKRHIANWIIGQRRISSEPDKKIIAYAKAIGADEDAYRTAYENVPIMSKEQFHKVCNALCLIANQLSTLAQQNYRQAQAIARRQQAELALRESEERFRQLSDSTFEAILIHNRGTILEANKAAITLFGFTWKELIGRKINSLATPEFREAIHNYSEQSGRLWFQGEFQCNDERRIICEVQDRNIMFQGREVRVCAIRDITQRIQSEYEAKEKEQQLIQADKMVSLGVLVSGVAHEINNPNSFMTMNLPFINEVWQSITPILEGYYEENGDFLAGGLEYSSLREELPNLLSRMQDGASRIKGIVNNLKDYSRVEPSELMWNVDINDMIRSSLPLLEKLISMHTNHFTTDLSKALPPVQGNRQRLSQVFINLLVNACEALTSKDNSVTVTSRYLATTHMVEITVSDTGSGIPEELVSKITDPFFTTKRDSGGTGLGLSVSSAIVQEHAGTLQFLPHPEGGTIAQLHLPVAHHGEKHAQ; the protein is encoded by the coding sequence ATGCCCGCAGATGCCGTACAGAATAATGATGTTCTCCTGTCGTTACATGAGGAAATCTCTTCCCTTCAGGGACGCATTACACTGCTTGAAGCAGAGGAAGCACTGTGGAAAAACCTCGGCCAGTCCTGCGAATTCCCTCCTGACTCGAACACACCACCCGCCGAAGAAATTCATTTTAATTTTGAAAATATTTTTGATCTGGCTGCAATCCAGCAAATTCAGGATGCCTTTGCGGAGGCCACCAATGTGGCTTCAATCATTACAGATCCGGACGGCAGGCCTATCACAAAGCCAAGCGGCTTTTGCAGCCTTTGTAATGACGTGATTCGTAAAACTGAGATGGGATTAAAAAACTGTATGCGTTCAGACGCGGCCTTCGGGACGCTTAACCCGCTTGAACCGGTCATGCGTCCATGCCTGAGCAGCGGGCTTCTCGATGGCGGAACAAGCATTTATGTGGGTAAACGCCATATCGCAAACTGGATTATTGGACAGCGGCGAATATCTTCTGAACCGGATAAAAAGATTATTGCATACGCTAAAGCTATCGGGGCGGATGAAGATGCATACCGGACGGCGTATGAAAATGTGCCCATCATGTCCAAAGAGCAGTTCCACAAAGTCTGCAATGCACTTTGTCTTATCGCCAATCAGCTTTCCACTCTTGCACAGCAAAACTACCGTCAGGCACAGGCCATTGCCAGAAGGCAGCAGGCGGAGCTGGCACTGCGGGAAAGTGAAGAACGCTTCAGACAACTTTCTGATTCTACGTTTGAGGCAATTCTCATCCACAATAGAGGAACCATTCTGGAAGCGAACAAGGCCGCAATCACTCTGTTCGGGTTCACTTGGAAAGAGTTGATCGGTAGAAAAATAAACTCTCTCGCAACTCCTGAATTCAGAGAAGCGATTCACAATTATTCTGAACAAAGTGGTCGCTTATGGTTTCAGGGAGAGTTCCAATGTAATGACGAACGCCGAATTATCTGCGAAGTACAGGATCGAAACATCATGTTTCAAGGCAGGGAAGTACGAGTATGCGCCATCCGCGATATTACTCAGCGCATCCAGTCAGAATACGAAGCAAAAGAAAAAGAACAGCAGCTTATTCAGGCAGACAAAATGGTTTCTCTCGGTGTGCTTGTTTCGGGTGTCGCGCATGAAATCAACAACCCTAACAGCTTTATGACCATGAACCTGCCCTTCATCAATGAAGTCTGGCAAAGCATTACGCCGATTCTGGAAGGCTATTATGAAGAAAACGGGGATTTTCTGGCTGGCGGGCTTGAATACTCATCCTTACGGGAAGAATTACCGAACCTGCTTTCGCGAATGCAGGATGGAGCGTCGCGGATTAAAGGTATTGTTAACAATTTAAAAGACTATTCCCGCGTTGAACCAAGTGAATTAATGTGGAATGTTGACATAAACGACATGATTCGCAGTTCCCTGCCACTGCTGGAAAAACTTATTTCCATGCATACAAACCACTTTACAACCGATCTTTCAAAGGCGCTTCCTCCGGTGCAGGGAAACAGGCAACGTCTCTCTCAGGTTTTTATCAACCTGTTAGTTAACGCCTGCGAGGCTCTCACCAGCAAGGACAACAGTGTCACCGTCACATCCCGATACCTTGCAACCACCCACATGGTAGAAATAACCGTATCCGACACAGGAAGCGGCATTCCCGAAGAGTTAGTATCAAAAATTACCGATCCGTTTTTCACCACCAAACGGGACTCAGGCGGCACCGGACTCGGATTATCCGTCTCGTCAGCAATTGTGCAGGAACACGCTGGCACGTTGCAGTTCCTCCCTCATCCCGAAGGCGGTACTATAGCGCAACTCCATCTACCAGTAGCGCATCATGGAGAAAAACATGCCCAATAA
- a CDS encoding sigma-54-dependent transcriptional regulator yields the protein MPNNYPRQPILLVDDEDSWLVSFKTTLRSKGIGNVVTENDSSKLLALLDSRQFCAVAIDLMMPNFSGEELIPQIAARHPNIPILVISGLNQVKSAVNCMRLGAFDFIVKTEERDTLIAAVRHAIELFELRQENTSLRERFFKKELDHPEYFGNIITENKEMRSIFQYIEVIAETSRPVLITGESGVGKELVARAVHNASGRTGEFVALNIAGLDDNVVADTLFGHTKGAYTGATNARVGLVEKAKNGTLFLDEIGDLSSTSQTKLLRLLQEHEYLPLGSDMAKRSSARIVAATHQNLNELQECGQFRRDLFYRLRGHLLHIPPLRERREDIAPLITHFLQEAEISFEKKFSANAPELADYLSQYPFPGNIRELQNIILDCAGTCTDGIMDTARVQRLLTHSYDYQPESFETPLPDASVTFGATLPTLKEVRAALIDEALTRTNNNQSSAAQLVGVTRQAISKYVREK from the coding sequence ATGCCCAATAATTACCCACGGCAGCCTATTTTACTTGTTGATGATGAAGATTCATGGCTCGTCAGCTTCAAAACAACACTGCGCTCCAAAGGCATTGGCAATGTTGTAACAGAAAACGACAGCAGCAAGCTTCTTGCCCTACTGGATTCACGACAATTCTGTGCTGTTGCGATTGATCTTATGATGCCTAACTTTTCCGGTGAAGAGCTTATCCCGCAAATCGCCGCCCGGCATCCTAATATTCCAATTCTTGTTATTTCAGGCCTGAATCAGGTGAAGAGTGCAGTCAACTGTATGCGTCTTGGTGCTTTCGATTTTATCGTTAAAACAGAAGAACGGGACACACTCATTGCGGCAGTCCGCCACGCCATAGAATTGTTTGAACTACGGCAGGAAAACACCTCTCTTCGGGAACGTTTCTTCAAAAAAGAGTTGGACCATCCTGAGTATTTTGGAAATATCATCACTGAAAACAAAGAAATGCGTTCAATATTCCAATATATTGAAGTCATTGCAGAAACTTCCCGACCTGTGCTCATCACAGGTGAAAGCGGCGTCGGAAAAGAGCTGGTAGCCAGAGCTGTACATAACGCCAGCGGTCGCACTGGAGAATTTGTCGCCCTCAATATTGCGGGACTGGACGATAACGTTGTTGCAGACACACTTTTCGGGCACACGAAAGGTGCCTATACAGGAGCGACCAATGCCCGTGTCGGGCTGGTTGAAAAAGCAAAAAACGGGACGTTATTTCTTGATGAAATCGGCGACCTGAGCTCCACATCACAGACCAAGCTGCTGCGTCTTCTCCAAGAGCACGAGTATCTCCCGCTTGGTTCAGATATGGCAAAACGCTCTTCTGCACGAATTGTGGCCGCTACCCATCAAAATCTCAATGAATTACAAGAATGCGGGCAATTCAGGCGGGATTTGTTCTACAGACTTCGGGGACATTTGCTACACATCCCTCCCCTTCGGGAACGCAGGGAAGACATCGCACCACTTATCACACACTTTCTGCAAGAAGCAGAAATCAGTTTTGAAAAAAAATTCTCAGCAAATGCACCGGAGCTTGCTGACTATCTTTCACAATATCCGTTCCCCGGCAACATACGTGAACTGCAAAACATCATACTGGATTGCGCCGGAACCTGTACGGATGGAATTATGGACACAGCCCGCGTCCAGCGGCTTCTTACCCATTCGTACGATTACCAGCCGGAATCATTCGAGACACCACTACCGGATGCCTCTGTAACATTCGGTGCTACCCTTCCGACGCTGAAAGAAGTTCGTGCAGCTCTTATAGATGAGGCTCTCACACGTACCAACAACAACCAGTCCAGCGCCGCACAGCTTGTGGGCGTAACACGGCAGGCAATAAGCAAGTACGTGCGGGAGAAATGA
- a CDS encoding RtcB family protein produces the protein MDPRLRLTLPIEEIDPAALEQIEAALKLPCLKLLAIMPDVHSGYDLPIGGVALLDDHVWPGAVGYDIGCGMCHVKTGMKRSELPDLQELFQSLSNAVPVGFHGLKTPATDVKPFVSASRFAALTDSVMCHAVKQLGTLGSGNHFIEIGVNKEDIVGVTVHSGSRRSGWLVGDFYMRLTKGPVPLSSKLGKAYLKDMKWCLQFALDNRLKMLQACLAALGLPPALQEDIINETHNHAIITSKGVLHRKGATPAQKGQLGIIPANMRDGVWITRGLGNEEFLCSASHGAGRKLSRTAAKELISSSDVKEQMKGIVYPSLNGGALLDEAPDAYKKIDEVIARQDGILVDVIDHFAPVLVMKG, from the coding sequence ATGGATCCACGGCTGAGACTGACATTACCGATCGAAGAGATTGATCCCGCTGCATTGGAACAAATCGAAGCAGCGTTGAAGCTTCCATGCTTAAAACTGCTCGCTATCATGCCGGACGTTCACAGCGGCTATGATCTGCCCATTGGTGGCGTAGCCCTGCTCGATGACCATGTGTGGCCCGGCGCCGTGGGGTATGATATCGGCTGTGGCATGTGTCATGTCAAAACAGGGATGAAGCGTTCAGAACTTCCTGATTTGCAAGAACTTTTCCAGTCTCTTTCCAATGCTGTTCCTGTGGGGTTTCATGGGCTCAAAACTCCGGCAACAGATGTAAAACCTTTTGTCAGTGCATCCCGCTTTGCAGCGCTGACCGACTCCGTAATGTGCCATGCAGTAAAACAACTCGGCACCCTCGGTAGCGGCAATCATTTCATTGAGATCGGGGTGAACAAGGAAGACATAGTAGGTGTCACTGTCCATTCAGGTTCCCGCCGTTCCGGTTGGCTTGTGGGTGACTTTTATATGCGCCTTACAAAAGGCCCCGTACCGCTCTCCAGCAAGCTTGGCAAAGCCTACCTGAAAGATATGAAGTGGTGTCTTCAGTTTGCCTTGGATAACCGCTTAAAAATGCTGCAAGCCTGTCTGGCGGCATTGGGACTCCCTCCGGCTTTGCAGGAAGACATCATTAATGAGACCCACAACCACGCAATAATCACCTCGAAAGGTGTTCTCCATCGAAAAGGGGCAACCCCTGCCCAAAAAGGACAGCTCGGTATAATACCCGCCAACATGCGGGACGGCGTATGGATAACAAGAGGACTCGGCAACGAAGAATTTCTTTGCTCCGCTTCGCATGGTGCCGGACGCAAGCTCAGCCGTACAGCAGCGAAAGAGCTTATCTCTTCCAGTGATGTGAAGGAACAGATGAAAGGTATTGTCTATCCGTCCCTCAATGGCGGAGCGTTGCTCGATGAAGCTCCGGATGCGTATAAAAAGATAGATGAAGTCATCGCACGGCAGGACGGCATTCTCGTGGATGTCATTGATCACTTTGCCCCGGTGCTTGTTATGAAAGGCTAG
- a CDS encoding HAD family hydrolase yields the protein MSNSLEFSAAIFDLDGTLLYTLEEIAAATNGALARLGYPEHPVSAYCRFVGGGAKKLAWRALPEEKQCPETQEALYTVLIEEFERVLNTLARPYDGVLEMLAAFSAAGKQLAILSNKPDELTKNTVAKLLPGVDFLAVQGGLADVPLKPVPDSALAIAAMMNLDPAQIIFVGDSDVDIQTARNSGMIPVGAAWGFRGAEELKAAGASIVLDAPAELQSLLA from the coding sequence ATGAGTAATTCTTTGGAGTTTTCCGCAGCTATTTTCGATTTGGATGGAACCTTGCTGTATACGCTGGAAGAAATAGCAGCGGCAACCAACGGAGCCCTTGCCCGGTTGGGATACCCTGAACATCCTGTCAGTGCATACTGCCGTTTTGTAGGCGGTGGAGCGAAAAAACTGGCTTGGAGAGCACTTCCGGAAGAGAAACAGTGTCCGGAAACTCAGGAAGCTTTGTACACTGTTCTTATTGAAGAGTTCGAGCGCGTTTTGAATACGCTGGCCCGTCCGTATGATGGGGTGTTAGAAATGCTTGCGGCGTTTTCTGCTGCAGGTAAGCAGCTTGCAATCTTATCCAATAAGCCGGATGAGCTGACAAAAAATACCGTGGCAAAGCTGTTGCCGGGAGTAGACTTTCTTGCTGTACAGGGCGGTCTTGCCGATGTGCCGCTTAAACCGGTGCCGGACAGCGCATTAGCTATTGCTGCAATGATGAATCTTGACCCCGCGCAAATTATCTTTGTGGGTGACTCAGACGTAGATATCCAGACTGCACGTAACTCCGGTATGATTCCGGTTGGTGCTGCATGGGGCTTTAGAGGCGCTGAAGAGCTTAAAGCCGCCGGTGCAAGCATAGTGCTGGATGCTCCAGCCGAGTTACAGTCGCTACTTGCATAG
- a CDS encoding alpha/beta fold hydrolase: protein MQRRFSLFLCMLALFVICGCAAHQNHQGRQDKHNIRVQTASVNGVHLGYRVTGSGPPLLLIMGYAGTMDVWDPSMVAELAKERTVILFDNRGMGYSSINNAPLSIELMASDAVALLNALGIKRADIMGWSMGSVIAQEIALNHPDKVDKLVLYATAVDLAPVKAALDRMGALSQKQFMAQLFPDTWKNLHPDIFSKLPVPAIAPSPEVIQRQYKAVTNWRGTRDQLASLNTDTLVIVGQADRITPPDQALAAVNLIKGAWLVRFKGAGHWLMYQAGEDMALTIERFLDAQENLLSNF from the coding sequence ATGCAGCGAAGGTTTTCACTTTTCCTTTGCATGTTGGCCCTGTTTGTCATTTGTGGTTGCGCTGCTCATCAGAACCATCAGGGACGTCAGGATAAGCACAATATTCGCGTTCAAACCGCCAGCGTCAACGGTGTGCACCTTGGGTACCGTGTTACCGGCAGCGGCCCTCCGCTCTTGTTGATCATGGGATATGCCGGAACTATGGACGTATGGGATCCATCCATGGTGGCAGAATTGGCAAAAGAAAGAACCGTCATTCTCTTTGACAACCGCGGCATGGGATATTCAAGCATTAACAACGCCCCGCTGAGCATAGAGTTGATGGCCTCGGATGCAGTAGCCTTGTTAAATGCACTCGGAATTAAACGCGCTGATATCATGGGATGGTCCATGGGGTCGGTCATTGCGCAGGAAATAGCGCTTAACCATCCCGATAAGGTGGATAAGCTCGTGCTCTATGCAACGGCTGTGGACTTGGCTCCAGTAAAAGCCGCACTGGACAGGATGGGGGCTCTGAGTCAGAAGCAGTTTATGGCTCAACTGTTTCCCGATACATGGAAAAATCTGCATCCTGACATTTTTTCAAAGCTTCCTGTACCTGCGATTGCACCATCACCTGAAGTTATCCAGCGACAATACAAAGCTGTAACCAACTGGCGTGGAACCAGAGACCAACTTGCTTCTCTGAATACGGATACACTTGTTATTGTCGGGCAGGCTGACCGGATTACGCCTCCTGATCAAGCCTTGGCTGCCGTCAATCTCATCAAAGGGGCATGGCTTGTCCGGTTCAAGGGGGCAGGCCACTGGTTAATGTATCAGGCCGGAGAGGATATGGCTTTGACGATTGAGCGCTTTCTTGATGCACAGGAAAATCTGTTGTCCAATTTCTGA
- a CDS encoding IS3 family transposase — protein MFYNNKRRHVSLGYVSPNQFKSKYGCKPHMRNLLFV, from the coding sequence ATTTTTTATAACAACAAACGGCGACATGTATCGCTGGGATACGTGTCGCCGAATCAGTTTAAATCAAAATATGGGTGCAAACCTCACATGAGGAATCTACTATTTGTATAG
- a CDS encoding flavodoxin domain-containing protein has protein sequence MNILNLYASLNGQTEKVAVEIEKAVTEGGHAVTTVNVKKNGAVIDLLAYDLTFIGSGVYTWLPGKAMLSWIENQMSYARQNDLILPGSPMIHGKFACVYCTYAGPHTGVDEAVPAIKYMGQLFAHHGITVADEWSIPGAFVPEKMWHYNTSGRLGNIEGRPNSEDLRQVREKTKGLISSLLPSFEEV, from the coding sequence ATGAATATTCTTAATTTGTATGCATCATTGAATGGACAGACCGAAAAGGTTGCTGTTGAAATTGAGAAAGCGGTGACCGAAGGCGGTCATGCTGTTACAACTGTTAACGTTAAAAAGAATGGAGCGGTAATTGACCTGCTTGCGTACGATCTAACATTTATTGGTTCCGGTGTTTATACATGGCTTCCGGGGAAGGCTATGCTGAGCTGGATAGAGAATCAAATGAGTTATGCCCGCCAAAATGACCTGATTCTTCCGGGTTCGCCAATGATTCATGGAAAATTCGCTTGCGTATATTGTACCTATGCCGGCCCGCATACGGGAGTGGATGAAGCTGTGCCTGCCATTAAATATATGGGGCAGCTCTTTGCTCATCACGGGATTACTGTCGCGGATGAGTGGAGTATCCCCGGAGCATTTGTTCCTGAAAAAATGTGGCATTACAATACCTCCGGCCGTCTTGGTAACATCGAAGGGCGTCCAAACTCTGAGGATTTAAGACAGGTGCGTGAAAAAACAAAAGGGCTGATATCTTCATTACTACCTTCCTTTGAGGAGGTATGA
- a CDS encoding class I SAM-dependent methyltransferase, producing the protein MGVHCKREIDCNGRHSAPRRGPTSYRMHDSDLVFERLALKEGNVFLDMGCGPGEYAFHAARCVGSTGIVFALDSNIHMLNEIDEECAVSGFTNIKIINSDLTETLPFEDNSVDFCFISMSLHCINLKERGADVFKEVRRILKPSGQVAVLECKKVEADFGPSLRSRISPEEIKTVVAPLGFREDLYIDLEGNYLIRFTKQK; encoded by the coding sequence ATGGGTGTGCATTGTAAAAGAGAAATTGACTGTAACGGCAGGCATAGTGCGCCTAGACGCGGACCTACAAGTTACAGAATGCATGATTCCGATTTGGTGTTTGAGAGACTAGCCTTGAAGGAGGGAAACGTATTTCTTGATATGGGATGTGGTCCCGGTGAGTACGCTTTTCACGCAGCCCGATGTGTCGGTTCTACCGGAATTGTTTTTGCTTTGGACAGCAATATTCACATGCTTAACGAGATTGATGAAGAGTGCGCTGTCAGCGGTTTTACTAATATTAAAATAATCAACAGTGATCTAACTGAAACACTTCCTTTTGAAGATAACAGCGTGGATTTTTGTTTTATAAGTATGTCCCTGCATTGCATAAATCTGAAAGAGCGTGGAGCAGATGTTTTTAAGGAAGTTCGGCGTATTTTGAAACCTTCGGGACAGGTTGCAGTTCTGGAGTGCAAAAAAGTGGAAGCTGATTTTGGTCCTTCGTTGCGTTCGCGTATTTCGCCTGAAGAGATCAAAACAGTCGTAGCTCCGTTAGGATTTCGTGAAGATTTGTATATTGATCTCGAAGGTAATTATTTGATTCGGTTTACTAAGCAAAAGTAA
- a CDS encoding MarR family transcriptional regulator: MTGRLLRIINKHYRIEELPIPISEGVEVTAREIHCLQTIGQNEGANLKSIASILGVSKSAISQMVGKLEKRGFVRKDRAPDNDKELLAFLTESGWDAFKIHQEFHERHMNNLLSRLEEFSDPQIATASAIMAVVETVVDERMAELFGEKLNDT; encoded by the coding sequence ATGACGGGACGGCTCCTTAGGATAATAAACAAGCATTATCGTATTGAGGAACTGCCTATTCCTATAAGTGAAGGTGTTGAAGTTACAGCACGGGAAATTCATTGCCTGCAGACCATAGGACAAAATGAGGGTGCTAACCTTAAGTCTATCGCCTCTATCCTAGGGGTAAGTAAGAGCGCCATTTCCCAGATGGTAGGCAAACTTGAAAAACGCGGGTTTGTCCGTAAAGATCGTGCTCCGGATAATGATAAGGAACTACTGGCATTTCTAACAGAGTCCGGTTGGGATGCCTTTAAAATTCATCAGGAATTTCATGAGCGGCATATGAATAATCTGCTCAGCAGACTTGAGGAGTTTTCTGATCCTCAGATAGCGACAGCGTCTGCGATTATGGCTGTTGTTGAGACAGTTGTTGATGAGCGTATGGCGGAATTGTTTGGTGAAAAGCTTAATGATACATAA